A window of Hevea brasiliensis isolate MT/VB/25A 57/8 chromosome 14, ASM3005281v1, whole genome shotgun sequence contains these coding sequences:
- the LOC110649439 gene encoding uncharacterized protein LOC110649439 codes for MLHIVYIVIFLQLGAVKEVMMLLYLKNAPDNLKLTYPDIKKDIINAAAIKTTKAIITDLGDDLFSILVDECRDVLVKEQMGVIIRYVNGSGCVIERFIGLVHVHNTSAASLKIGIQSLLSTYGLSISSLRGQGYDGASNMRGEFDGLKSLILKDNSSAYYIHCFAHQLQLTLVAVAKKHSSIGSFFNTVTCLINVIGGSCKRRDMLREKQLDKVFEGIAKGEIKTGQGEIKTGQGVNQEMTLKRLGDTHWSSHYDTLINLIHLFPYIIDVFEYIGENGSDDPQRAEAIDLLDIINRFEFVFVLHLMKKISGITHELSQVLQRRD; via the exons ATGCTGCATATTGTTTATATTGTTATCTTTTTGCAACTGGGTGCAGTGAAAGAGGTCATGATGCTTTTGTATCTGAAG AATGCTCCTGACAATCTCAAACTCACATATCCTGATATTAAAAAAGATATCATTAATGCAGCTGCAATTAAGACAACAAAGGCTATCATTACAGATTTGGGAGATGATTTGTTCTCTATTTTAGTTGATGAATGTCGAGATGTATTAGTTAAAGAGCAAATGGGAGTTATCATAAGATATGTCAATGGATCTGGATGTGTCATTGAAAGATTTATTGGTCTTGTGCATGTCCATAATACAAGTGCAGCATCTCTTAAAATAGGTATTCAGTCTTTGCTCTCTACTTATGGCTTGAGTATATCTAGTTTGAGAGGTCAAGGCTATGATGGAGCTAGTAATATGCGAGGTGAATTTGATGGCCTTAAAAGTTTGATTTTGAAGGACAATTCTAGTGCTTATTATATCCATTGTTTTGCTCATCAACTCCAACTCACACTTGTTGCTGTTGCTAAAAAGCATTCAAGTATAGGTTCTTTTTTCAATACTGTTACTTGTTTGATCAATGTTATTGGAGGTTCTTGTAAACGTAGGGATATGCTTCGAGAAAAGCAATTAGATAAAGTGTTTGAAGGAATTGCAAAAGGTGAAATAAAAACTGGACAAGGTGAAATAAAAACTGGACAAGGTGTAAATCAAGAAATGACATTAAAGAGACTGGGAGATACTCATTGGAGTTCTCATTATGATACGCTTATTAATTTGATACATTTATTTCCTTATATCATTGATGTTTTTGAGTATATTGGAGAAAATGGTAGTGATGATCCACAAAGGGCTGAAGCAATTGATTTGCTAGATATTATTAATCGATTTGAATTTGTTTTTGTATTGCATCTTATGAAAAAAATTTCAGGAATCACACATGAGTTATCACAAGTTTTACAAAGAAGGGATTAA